One Peromyscus leucopus breed LL Stock chromosome 4, UCI_PerLeu_2.1, whole genome shotgun sequence genomic region harbors:
- the Chst1 gene encoding carbohydrate sulfotransferase 1, with the protein MQCSWKAVLLLALASIAIQYTAIRTFTSKSFHTCPGLAETGLAERLCEEGPTFSYNLSRKTHVLILATTRSGSSFVGQLFNQHMDVFYLFEPLYHVQNTLIPRFTQGKSPADRRVMLGASRDLLRSLYDCDLYFLENYIKPPPVNHTTDRVFRRGASRVLCSRPVCDPPGSPDLVLEEGDCVRKCGLLNLTLAAEACRERSHVAIKTVRVPEVNDLRALVEDPRLNLKVIQLVRDPRGILASRSETFRDTYRLWRLWYGTGRKPYNLDVTQLTTVCEDFSSSVSTGLMRPSWLKGKYMLVRYEDLARNPMKKTEEIYEFLGIPLDGHVARWIQNNTRGDPTLGKHKYGTVRNSAATAEKWRFRLSYDIVAFAQNACQQVLAQLGYKMANSEKELKNPAVSLVEERDFRPFL; encoded by the coding sequence ATGCAATGTTCCTGGAAGGCTGTCCTCCTCCTTGCCCTGGCCTCCATTGCCATCCAGTACACCGCCATCCGCACATTCACTTCCAAGTCTTTCCATACGTGCCCTGGGTTGGCAGAGACTGGGCTGGCAGAGCGGCTGTGCGAGGAGGGCCCCACCTTCTCCTATAACCTCTCTAGGAAGACCCACGTCCTCATCCTGGCCACCACACGCAGTGGCTCATCCTTTGTGGGCCAGCTCTTCAACCAGCACATGGATGTCTTCTACCTGTTTGAGCCTCTCTACCACGTCCAGAACACACTCATTCCCCGCTTCACCCAGGGCAAGAGCCCGGCAGATCGTAGGGTCATGCTAGGGGCCAGCCGGGACCTGCTGAGGAGTCTTTATGACTGTGATCTCTACTTTCTAGAGAATTACATCAAGCCACCTCCTGTCAACCACACCACTGACAGGGTCTTCCGCCGAGGGGCCAGCAGGGTTCTCTGCTCCCGTCCAGTGTGTGACCCTCCAGGGTCCCCTGATCTGGTCTTGGAGGAGGGAGATTGTGTGCGCAAGTGCGGCCTGCTGAACCTGACCTTGGCAGCTGAGGCTTGTCGTGAGCGCAGCCATGTGGCCATCAAGACTGTGCGGGTGCCTGAGGTAAATGACCTGCGAGCCCTGGTGGAAGACCCTAGGTTGAACCTCAAGGTCATCCAGCTGGTACGAGACCCTCGTGGCATCTTGGCTTCCCGGAGTGAGACCTTCCGGGACACCTACCGACTCTGGCGGCTTTGGTACGGCACAGGGAGGAAACCCTACAACCTGGACGTGACGCAGCTGACCACAGTGTGCGAGGATTTCTCCAGCTCCGTGTCCACCGGCCTGATGCGGCCCTCCTGGCTCAAGGGCAAATACATGCTAGTGCGCTATGAGGACCTGGCCAGAAACCCCatgaagaagacagaggagatCTACGAGTTCCTGGGTATCCCCCTGGACGGTCACGTGGCGCGCTGGATCCAGAACAATACTCGGGGCGACCCCACTTTGGGCAAGCACAAGTACGGCACAGTGCGCAACTCTGCGGCCACTGCCGAGAAGTGGCGCTTCCGCCTCTCCTATGATATCGTGGCCTTCGCCCAGAACGCATGCCAGCAAGTGCTGGCCCAGCTGGGCTACAAAATGGCCAACTCGGAGAAGGAGCTGAAGAACCCGGCCGTCAGCCTGGTGGAGGAGCGCGATTTCCGACCCTTCTTGTGA